The DNA segment AGCACGCTCAATAAAAAACTACTGGTCAAAAACTTTAACAAGGCCGTGGTGAAGGGACTGTTAAAGGTCATGTCCAAAATGGGCATTTCCACCCAGCAAAGCTACCGCGGCGCGCAAATTTTTGAGTCGGTCGGGCTTAACACCCCCTTTGTCCAAGAGTACTTTACCGGCACGCCCAGCCGGATCGAGGGGATCGGCCTGGAGGAAATCGCCGCCGAGGCCCTCCGTCGCCATGAACACGCTTATCCCAAGATCAAGCCGGCGCAACTGTTGGACCTGGACGTGGGTGGCGAATACCAGTGGCGGCGCAAGGGGGAACTGCACGTCATGAACCCCGAAGTGGTCGCCAAACTCCAGCATTCCACCCAGTTGAACAGCCGCGAGGAATTTCGCAAGTTTTGCGCGGCCATCGACCAGCAAGAGCGTCAATTGTTGACCCTGCGGGGTTTGCTGGACTTTAAGAAAACCGCGCAGCCCATTCCGCTGGACCAGGTCGAACCCGCGACTGAAATCGTCAAGCGGTTTGCCACGGGGGCGATGTCCTTTGGCTCCATCAGCAAGGAAGCGCACGAGACCTTGGCCATTGCCATGAATCGGATTGGCGGCAAAAGCAACACCGGCGAAGGGGGGGAGGATCCCATCCGTTACACGCCCGACGCCAATGGCGACTCCCGCAAAAGCGCGATCAAGCAAGTCGCCAGCGGCCGCTTTGGCGTCACGAGCGAATATCTGGTCAGCGCCCAGGAATTGCAAATCAAAATGGCCCAAGGAGCCAAACCAGGCGAGGGGGGGCAACTTCCCGGCCACAAGGTTGATAAGGAAATTGCCCGCGTGCGGCATAGCACGCCGGGCGTGGGTCTGATTTCCCCGCCGCCCCACCACGATATTTACTCGATCGAGGACCTGGCGCAACTCATTCATGACCTAAAGAATTCCAATCGCCATGCGCGGATCAGTGTCAAGCTGGTCGCCGAAGTTGGCGTGGGGACCATTGCCGCCGGCGTGGCCAAGGGAAAATCCGACGTCGTGCTCATCAGCGGCTACGAAGGTGGAACCGGCGCCAGCCCCCAAACCTCCATCAAACACGCCGGACTCCCCTGGGAACTGGGCCTGGCCGAAACCCACCAAGTGCTGGTGTTAAATGATTTACGCAGCCGGATTGTCGTGCAGACCGACGGCATGCTGCGCACGGCCAAGGACGTGGCGGTGGCGTGTCTCTTAGGCGCGGAGGAATGGGGGATTGCCACGGCGGCCTTGGTCACCATTGGCTGCATCATGATGCGCAAATGCCATCTCAACACCTGCCCAGTCGGCATTGCCACCCAGGACCCCGAACTACGCAAAAAATTCGAAGGAAAGCCCGAACATGTCGTGAATTACTTTTTCCTCTTGGCCGAGGAATTACGCGAAATCATGGCTTCCCTGGGCGTGCGGACCATTAACGAAATGGTGGGCCGGGTGGATCTGCTGGACACCCGCCAGGCGATCACCCACTGGAAGGCGCAGGGGCTGGACTTTTCCAAGATTTTGTACAAGCCAGAGGTGCCCGAACATGTGCTGACCTATCGCGCGTTTGAGCAGGATCATGGCCTGGCGCAGTCGCTGGACCTGACCACGCTGGTTCCGCGTTGCGAACCGGCCCTGCGCGACCAGACGCCGGTGGTGTTAGAGCTGCCTATCAAAAACCTGAATCGGACCGCGGGGACGATTTTGTCGAGCGAAGTCACGCGCAAGTATGGCGCGCGGGGCTTTGAAAAGGAAAACACGATCCAACTCAACTTTCGGGGTTCGTCCGGGCAAAGCCTGTTCGCCTTTGGCGTGCATGGGATTACGGTCCGGGTGGAAGGGGACGTCAATGATTACTGCGGCAAGGGACTGAGCGGCGGGCGGATCATTGTTTATCCGCCGCGCGAGGCAACATTCATCGCCGAGGAAAACATCATCTGCGGCAACGTCGCCCTGTACGGCGCGACCAGCGGTGAACTGTTTGTGCGGGGAATCGCGGGTGAACGCTTCTGCGTGCGCAATAGCGGCGCGCACGCCGTGGTGGAGGGGGTCGGCGACCACGGTTGCGAATACATGACCGGTGGGCGGGTGATCATCTTGGGCGAGACGGGTCGGAACTTTGCCGCGGGAATGAGCGGCGGGATCGCTTATGTCTATGACGAATCCGGCAAGTTCCCCGCGCTGGTCAATAAAGAAATGGTCGAGCTGGAGGATCTGAACGATGACGACCGCGAATACCTGCAAATGATGCTGGCCAAGCATATCGACTTTACCCAATCAGCGCGGGGGCGATACATCCTGAATGATTTTGAGTCTCTTTCCGGGCATTTCTTTAAGGTGATGCCAACCGATTACAAACGCGTGCTGGCGGAAATGAAGAAAGAAGCCGAACAAGCCCGCGCACGGCAAGTTTTGCAAGAGGTGGGGAGCATGTAGGAGACAAACGTATTGTAGGAAGCGACTGTATTGTAGGAGGCGACTCTGTCGCCGAATTTATTGGCGACTACAGTTTTATAGCCGAACTATTGTCGCTGCCGCTTAACAAATACGACGATACCCGGAAGGAACCCGGACAGAAAAGGATTGTTCCGAATCAGTCAGGATGGATTGAAATTTGAAATCTGCATACGGCTGATTGGTAATACCATTGCGGAATTACAGAGAATGTGTGAACAAGAGGCATTGGAGCTAACGGAGAAAATTAATTTGTGTTCTTTCCTGCTCTCTCAGCTTCCTCCTGTTCAATCTAAATTTATGATTTGAGATTGAATATTGGACAATCAACCAAATACCACCAACCAAAAACCAAATACCACAGGCATACCATGGGCGACGTCAAAGGCTTTATGAAGTTCAAGCGCAAGGTCAGCGGCAAAGCGCCGGTGGCCGAGCGGTTGCGCCATTACAACGAATTTTTGACCATCTTGCCGGTGGAAGAACTCCGCACGCAGGGTGCCCGCTGCATGGACTGCGGTGTGCCGTTTTGTCATACCGGCTGCCCGCTGGGAAATATCATTCCCGACTGGAACGATCTGGTCTTTCGCGATAACTGGCGGGAGGCCAGCGAACGCCTGCACGCGACGAACAACTTTCCCGAATTTACGGGGCGCGTCTGTCCCGCTCCGTGCGAAACAGCCTGCGTGCTGGGTATCAACGAAGACCCCGTCGCCATTAAGCAGATTGAATGTTCCATCGCCGACCGCGCCTTTGACGAAGGTTGGGTTACACCGGAGCCTCCGCTGGAGCGAACCGGCAAACGGGTGGCGATTGTCGGCTCCGGCCCCGCGGGATTGGCCGCCGCGCAGCAACTCAACCGTGCGGGACATAGCGTGACGGTGTTTGAGCGCGCCGACCGGCCGGGGGGACTGCTCATGTATGGCATTCCCGATTTCAAATTGGAAAAATGGCGCGTGTGGCGCAGAATCGACCAACTGACCGCCGAAGGGGTGGTCTTTGAGTGCGGGGCAAATATCGGGGGGAATGTCCCCACACAAAAACTGGTCGACGAGTTTGACGCTATCTTGTTGTGCGGCGGCGCGACCGCCCCGCGCGACCTCAAGATTCCCGGCCGCGAGCTGGCGGGCATCCATTTTGCCATGGACTTTTTGCCGCAGCAAAACAAAGTCAACCAGGGGGACGAGGTGCCCGGCCAAATTTCCGCCGCCGGCAAGGATGTGATCGTGATTGGCGGTGGCGATACCGGCAGCGACTGCGACGGCACCAGCAATCGCCACGGCTGCAAAAGCCTGACCCAGTTTGAACTGATGCCCCCGCCGCCGGATGTCGGCAGCTACCCCCGCGCCAGCCAGCGCCCCGTCAATACCCCCTGGCCCTATTGGCCCGCGATTATGCGCACCAGCACCAGCCATGAAGAAGGATGCCAGCGGGAATTCAGCATTTCGACCAAGGAATTTATCGGCGATGGCCAGGGAAATGTGACCGCGCTCAGAACCGTGCAATTGGAATGGTATACCGACGAAAACGGCCGCCAACAATGCAAGGAAGTCCCCGGCACCGAGAAAACCTGGCCCACGCAGCTCGTGCTATTGGCGATGGGCTTTGTCGGCCCGGAAAAGACCGGCCCGATCGCGGATTTGGGGTTGGAGCTGGATCCCCGCGGCAATGTCAAAACTAACGCCGAGTTTCAATCCAGCCGTGAGGGGGTGTTTGCCGCCGGGGATCTACGGCGGGGTCAATCCCTGGTCGTCTGGGCGATTCACGAAGGGCGCGAAGCCGCCCGCGCCGTGGACAAATACCTGATGGGCGTCAGCCATTTGCCCAGTGTCAACGCGGGGGACTACGCGTGGCGGTAAGGGGCCAATGTGCTCATGTCCGGTAGGGGCGCAAGTCAGACGAACACAGGCGTCATGCCCGCATGAATTGGCTAGTAGAAACCCGATGACCAACAAATCGATTCATGCGGAGTGGCATTGAGCGGCCCGAGATCCATCCAATTTATTGGTAAAGCCAATATTCGGCCCCTCTTCCCTTGTGAAAAAAAAACCACGGATTATCGCCGGTAAATCAGGGAGCGGAATTTCTCCGCTCCCGATCTCCTGGCGATGATTCCGTGGTTATGTGATCGTCTAAATCTTTTCTGCCTGGCGTTGCAAAAGACTTACTTTGGCTCCGCAATGGCAAAGAGGTAATTCTTGCTGGAGATATACAGCACGCCGTTGGCCACAATGGGCGTGCTATACACGGCCGAGCCCATGTTGATCTCGCCCAGCACGTCTTTTTCCTTGCCGACGGTAAAGATGGTGATATCGCCATCTTCGTCGCCGCAGTACATTTTGCCATCGGCGATCAGCGGGCTACCCCAAGAAACCGCCAGCATATCGTGCGTCCAGTGGGGGACGCCGGTCTGACGGTCCAGGCAATGCACTAACCCGCTAAAGTCCACCACAAACAGCAAATCGCCGCTGATCGCCACGGTGCCGATTGTGCGGTGCATCTTTTCCTCGAAGTCCAGCTTGCCGTCATTATTGGCGTCATGGCTAGCATATTCCCAAAGCGCCGCAGAGTTGGGATTAGCGCGGGTGAAATCCCCTTTTTCCTTCTCGCATGCCTGGTTGCGCTTGTGCGGAATCGGGGTCTGCGGATCGGCGGTGTTAAACACCAACTCCGGGCTGACGTCCGACCCATCCGTCTTTTTTAAGGGATCAATGCACCACAGGTGGCCTTGCCCCTCGCCATGTTCGGGGTCTTCCCCGACCGCCACATAGACCAGCCCGTCATAGATGACCGGCGTGCCGATAATATGGTTGCGATCCGCCCCCTGCAGAGTGTACTTGGCAGTCTTGGGGTTGCAGTCAAATTTCCACAAGAGTTTGGCTTTGCCGTTTTCCCCGCGGGCGTCAAAGCTATACACCCAGCCGTCGCCGGCCCCAAACACCAGTTGGGGAATGCCCCCGATCTCGGCAAAGGCGGGAGACGACCACTGCCCATGCAGGACGTTTTCGCCCGGAGTGTTATCCGCCCAAATGACCTGGCCATTGTTTTTATTAAGCACCAGAAACGAGGTCGCCTTGGGCGCGGGCAAATTCGTGTGCCCCTCGTCCACGCCATTACCTGTCAGCACAAACAGATAGTCCCCGGCGATCGTGACCGAGCACGAGCACATATTATGCTGTGAGATGCCCAACTGCTTCATCATGTTAAAGTTCCAGATGACATCCGCCTCGTCCTTGGCGGTAAACTTTTCGTCTTTGACGGAGCCGTCGTTTTCGTCATCGTGAAAGCCGCGGGTGTCCAGGCATTTGACCTCTCCCCGGCTGGTGACATACCACAAGCGTTCGCCATCGATAAGTGGCGAGCAGCAAATCCCCATCAACGGCCAATCGTGCACGCGGCCTGTGGGAAGTTTTTCGCTGGAGTCCTGCCACAGGAATTTGCCGGTAGCTTCGTCAAAGCAAAGCAACACGCCCAGGTCCACCGTCGCGGGATAGCGCTTGAGATAAGCCGCGCCGTTGTTGGTGCCGACATACACTTGGCCGTTGGCGACCACGGTATTCCCATAAGTCTGGGAACCCAGCGGCACGGCCCATTTGATGTTTTTGGATTTTTCCGGAACAAATTTGCCGGTGGAGGGATCCATCGTGATTTCCCATTCCGTGGGGAGGTTGCTCGCCTCCGGGGCGTTATTGCGGCCGGGACTTCCCCCCCATTGATTCCAATCGCCGGGTTGAACTTGGTATTGCGCCGAAAATTGTCCTTTCGCGGGGGCAATTTTGGTGGCGGGAACCAGTTTTGTGGCGGGGATACCCTGGGCGGGGATACTCTTGGCGGGGACATTCGGGGTGGCAGCACTCTTGGCGGCTGGGGCTTTCTGAGTTGCTGGGGTCGTGGGGGCCGCGGCTTTGGGTTGGGCACTGGCAGTTCCGGCGCATAAGCTGAAGCTAAGCAAAACCGCAATAGCCAAAAACAGTCGGGAATGCAAACAACAAGGCATAAGGAAAACTCACTAAGGCAAGTGGATGTTGAAAAAATTGGATCGAGTTGGTGTCCAGCTAATTTTGGCTGACGGTCGTCGGTGGATTGGGGTACACCTGCAAGTTATCAATGTAAATTTCCGCCACACTGGCATTGCCAAACAGGCCCGGCGAGCCGACCACGTTGGGCGTTTCATCGACGGCCTCAATTTGCCATTCCTGGGGTTCGGGCTGGCCCCGTTCCCATACTTTGCCCCGCAGGATCGCTTTGCCATCTTCGGCATGGGCGCTAAATTTCATCGTGTACCACTTTCCACCTTCCCAGGCAAACGGCAAATCCTTGCTAAAGCGGGTCTTGATCTGGCTAGTCCAACTGCGCAGTTGCAGCTTTTGGCTATCCCCCATCATGTCCAACGTGTAACGCATGTTGATCAGTCCCATATCGGGAAGTTTGATGATCTCTTGCTTACCTTGGTCGGTTTCGGCGATGGCCTTGACCGCCTGGCCGCGTAGGTCGGCCTGAATCGTGTAGTTGGTCATGTTCCATGGACCCAGCCACCCTTGGCTGCGAGTGCCGCGAGGAATGGTGGTGACCTTGACCATGACTTTTTCACCATCGATTTCGCGAATTTTGTGGCGGTGCCGCACGCCGACCCAGGTAATAACCGGTTCCCCCTCGATGGATTTGGCCTTGGTGACGGGATTGGTTACCTCGGCCAGGGGAATGCTATTAAAATCAAATTTCCAAGGCAGCGGCGGGACCACGCGAATCCGCGCGGTGCCGGTCAAATTCCCCACTTTGGCCGTGAGAACTGTCGCCACATGCGCCGCGGATTTGTCCGCGGTAAAGTTCCCCTCCGGGGTGATCTCTCCCGGTCCGGCCAGCGTGAATGTGGCGGACTGTTCGCCCAGCAGTTGACCGCGGGCATTAAACAGCCGCACGCTGAATTTTTGGGCTTCGCCCGGCTGCATCAGGACCTCGCAGGGGACGACCTGCACATGTGAAGGCGTGTCGGAGCCGCTAACTGGGGGTTCGGGGGAGGAAGTGATGGGGGGCGGGGACGCGCTTGCCGCGGGGTCCCCATCCGCAAAGCAATACAGCGCGTGATTGGTCGGCAAATAAACCCGATTTTCGCTGGCGATCATCGAGCCACTCACCTCGTCGACGGGGTCGAGCCGCGCTTTTAGCAAGAATTTGGCCCCTTCCGCCGTCGGCTGCAAAATGTGCAGCCCGCTCGTCGTCGGCATGTATATTTTATCATCCGCAACTAGGGGACTGGCGCGGGTGAGTGCTCCGACTAGCTTGATCGGGCGTTTGGTGATGGTTTGCCCGGTTTTGGCATCCAGAATAAACAAATTGGAAGAGTCATCCACGCAGTACAGCCGGTCGTTATGGATCACCGGCGAGCTTTTGCCGCACATGACGGACTTTTGCATCCACAACAGATGCTCTTTTTTATCAGTGATGTCTCCCTTTGCCCCTTTGGCATTGATGGCGGCCACGCAACCAATGGTCGTGTTGTCCATGTTTTCTTCCCCTTGGGCGATGTACACCGTATCCCCCACGACCAAGGGAGAGACGCTAATGCCGCGGCGGGAAAGCTTGTAATTCCACAGGGGGACGCCCGTCCGGGGCTGAAAGCTCCAGACGCTGCCGTCGCTACTGCCAAAAATCATTTGCGCCTGGCCGTCGATCACCTTGATCACGGGCGTGCTATAGGTCGTGTCCTCGGGAAGTTCCTTCGTCCCGTTAAACCAGCGGACTTCGCCCGTGTGCTTGTCCATACCGAGAAAGCGGTGCGCAGGGCGGGCCATCTCTCCCCAGCCGATCACCACCGCGCTGGCGATGACCATATCGTCAAAGACCACCGGCACGTTGGTCCGCCCGCCATACGTGCTCAGCGCGCCGAATTCCTCGTGCAGGGAGCGATCCCACACAACCTTGCCCGTGTCGGCGTCCAGGCAGGCAAAGTAGCCATTGACCCCCTGGGCAAAGATGGTGTTGGTCTGCGGATCGGCCACACAGCAGGACCAACCGACGCGCTCCGCGGGCACGTCCGACAGATACACGTTATGCTTGGCTTCCCAAATTTTGTTCCCGGTCGCCGCGTCCAGGCAAATCACTTTTTCCATTTCGCGGTTCGTCTCGCGGGCGTCGCGGACAATGGTGTACAGCTTTCCTTTGTAGATAATCGGCGTGGAGATGCCCCCCGCCTCTTCGTTCTTCCAGGCGACATTCTTGCCCGAACGCAAATCAACCGTACTAACCAAGTTCGATGAGGAACGAGAAACGCCATCTTGATCGGGGCCACGCCAATTCGGCCAGTCGGCGGGAGACGAAACCGACGCGTTGACAGCCGCAACGCTAAGGGGGGCGGGGGCGGCCTTGCCCTGTGGCGCGGAAGCCGCTACACCAAGATTTTTTGCGGTCACTTGGGCAAATAAGGGACTTAGTCCAGATAAAACCAGCAGAAAGCTTAAGCAGGCGCGAAGAATTGGCATGAATTTCTGTAAAGGCACATTACTTGTTGAAACAACGATTGGGGTGGAAGACATCATTCCCTCTTCTTATTGACTCGGGTTGGACCAATATCAAAGGCTCGGGTTATCAATGACCCAGGTTGGAAAACTGCGGGGGAGTGCCATTGGTACTGCCGTCATGCAAAGTGAGCTTTGGCAGTGCAATTTACTCTTTCCCTACGAACGTGACAGGTGGGATGTTGGGCGGGTCGTGGGAAATTTCCCACGCTACGGGAAGCCAAAAGGAGTCATACTGACTGGCAATCGAAAGATGGGACTCTACAACTAAATTAAAGAATTTGGGGACTAAATGCAAGCAAACCGTCAGCAAA comes from the Pirellulales bacterium genome and includes:
- the gltB gene encoding glutamate synthase large subunit, which produces MRKLITNHGLPAPQGLYHPEQEHDACGVGFVVNMHGVKSHRIIEQGIEILEHLEHRGACGCDPQTGDGAGILVQMPDEFLRAKAAEIGITLPPVGDYAAGNIFFMPDDAERAECEARLVQVIEAEGQIFLGWRDLPVDSGVIGQLARDVEPRIRQAFVARGPQTPPELFEWKLFVIRKRVGVATSQANLGKKKYFYINSLSSRTLVYKGLLLAPQVFKYYPDLADPRFNSALALVHQRYSTNTFPTWDLAHPFRFIAHNGEINTLKGNYNWMHARETMLADPRYGDDIKKIFPICTPGGSDSKIFDNVLELLLLSGRSLPEAMSMMIPEPWAGHESMSDELKAYYEYQACLMEPWDGPAAIAFTDGTVIGGCLDRNGLRPCRYWVLKDGTVIMASEAGVLDVRQDQVEHKGRLRPGRMFLVDTAQRRIISDQEIKAGLAAKQPYREWINTQQIRLENLPEAESTNGQIDGDLLTQQRAFGYTLEDLRIIMGPMAADGYEPLGSMGNDTPLAVLSNRPQLLYNYFKQLFAQVTNPPLDAIREEIITMMITTIGSEGNLMTETPEQCHLLRLEIPILSNAELAKIRHYSDQRLRNQTFSILFPKSSGAAGMRQRLQELRTEVSAAIQAGVSIIILSDRGVNRDLVPIPALLAVANVHNHLVREGTRTQCGLVVETGEAREVHHFALLTGYGAGAVNPYLAYSTLENMLAEGYLPSTLNKKLLVKNFNKAVVKGLLKVMSKMGISTQQSYRGAQIFESVGLNTPFVQEYFTGTPSRIEGIGLEEIAAEALRRHEHAYPKIKPAQLLDLDVGGEYQWRRKGELHVMNPEVVAKLQHSTQLNSREEFRKFCAAIDQQERQLLTLRGLLDFKKTAQPIPLDQVEPATEIVKRFATGAMSFGSISKEAHETLAIAMNRIGGKSNTGEGGEDPIRYTPDANGDSRKSAIKQVASGRFGVTSEYLVSAQELQIKMAQGAKPGEGGQLPGHKVDKEIARVRHSTPGVGLISPPPHHDIYSIEDLAQLIHDLKNSNRHARISVKLVAEVGVGTIAAGVAKGKSDVVLISGYEGGTGASPQTSIKHAGLPWELGLAETHQVLVLNDLRSRIVVQTDGMLRTAKDVAVACLLGAEEWGIATAALVTIGCIMMRKCHLNTCPVGIATQDPELRKKFEGKPEHVVNYFFLLAEELREIMASLGVRTINEMVGRVDLLDTRQAITHWKAQGLDFSKILYKPEVPEHVLTYRAFEQDHGLAQSLDLTTLVPRCEPALRDQTPVVLELPIKNLNRTAGTILSSEVTRKYGARGFEKENTIQLNFRGSSGQSLFAFGVHGITVRVEGDVNDYCGKGLSGGRIIVYPPREATFIAEENIICGNVALYGATSGELFVRGIAGERFCVRNSGAHAVVEGVGDHGCEYMTGGRVIILGETGRNFAAGMSGGIAYVYDESGKFPALVNKEMVELEDLNDDDREYLQMMLAKHIDFTQSARGRYILNDFESLSGHFFKVMPTDYKRVLAEMKKEAEQARARQVLQEVGSM
- a CDS encoding glutamate synthase subunit beta; amino-acid sequence: MGDVKGFMKFKRKVSGKAPVAERLRHYNEFLTILPVEELRTQGARCMDCGVPFCHTGCPLGNIIPDWNDLVFRDNWREASERLHATNNFPEFTGRVCPAPCETACVLGINEDPVAIKQIECSIADRAFDEGWVTPEPPLERTGKRVAIVGSGPAGLAAAQQLNRAGHSVTVFERADRPGGLLMYGIPDFKLEKWRVWRRIDQLTAEGVVFECGANIGGNVPTQKLVDEFDAILLCGGATAPRDLKIPGRELAGIHFAMDFLPQQNKVNQGDEVPGQISAAGKDVIVIGGGDTGSDCDGTSNRHGCKSLTQFELMPPPPDVGSYPRASQRPVNTPWPYWPAIMRTSTSHEEGCQREFSISTKEFIGDGQGNVTALRTVQLEWYTDENGRQQCKEVPGTEKTWPTQLVLLAMGFVGPEKTGPIADLGLELDPRGNVKTNAEFQSSREGVFAAGDLRRGQSLVVWAIHEGREAARAVDKYLMGVSHLPSVNAGDYAWR
- a CDS encoding PQQ-binding-like beta-propeller repeat protein produces the protein MPCCLHSRLFLAIAVLLSFSLCAGTASAQPKAAAPTTPATQKAPAAKSAATPNVPAKSIPAQGIPATKLVPATKIAPAKGQFSAQYQVQPGDWNQWGGSPGRNNAPEASNLPTEWEITMDPSTGKFVPEKSKNIKWAVPLGSQTYGNTVVANGQVYVGTNNGAAYLKRYPATVDLGVLLCFDEATGKFLWQDSSEKLPTGRVHDWPLMGICCSPLIDGERLWYVTSRGEVKCLDTRGFHDDENDGSVKDEKFTAKDEADVIWNFNMMKQLGISQHNMCSCSVTIAGDYLFVLTGNGVDEGHTNLPAPKATSFLVLNKNNGQVIWADNTPGENVLHGQWSSPAFAEIGGIPQLVFGAGDGWVYSFDARGENGKAKLLWKFDCNPKTAKYTLQGADRNHIIGTPVIYDGLVYVAVGEDPEHGEGQGHLWCIDPLKKTDGSDVSPELVFNTADPQTPIPHKRNQACEKEKGDFTRANPNSAALWEYASHDANNDGKLDFEEKMHRTIGTVAISGDLLFVVDFSGLVHCLDRQTGVPHWTHDMLAVSWGSPLIADGKMYCGDEDGDITIFTVGKEKDVLGEINMGSAVYSTPIVANGVLYISSKNYLFAIAEPK
- a CDS encoding PQQ-binding-like beta-propeller repeat protein gives rise to the protein MPILRACLSFLLVLSGLSPLFAQVTAKNLGVAASAPQGKAAPAPLSVAAVNASVSSPADWPNWRGPDQDGVSRSSSNLVSTVDLRSGKNVAWKNEEAGGISTPIIYKGKLYTIVRDARETNREMEKVICLDAATGNKIWEAKHNVYLSDVPAERVGWSCCVADPQTNTIFAQGVNGYFACLDADTGKVVWDRSLHEEFGALSTYGGRTNVPVVFDDMVIASAVVIGWGEMARPAHRFLGMDKHTGEVRWFNGTKELPEDTTYSTPVIKVIDGQAQMIFGSSDGSVWSFQPRTGVPLWNYKLSRRGISVSPLVVGDTVYIAQGEENMDNTTIGCVAAINAKGAKGDITDKKEHLLWMQKSVMCGKSSPVIHNDRLYCVDDSSNLFILDAKTGQTITKRPIKLVGALTRASPLVADDKIYMPTTSGLHILQPTAEGAKFLLKARLDPVDEVSGSMIASENRVYLPTNHALYCFADGDPAASASPPPITSSPEPPVSGSDTPSHVQVVPCEVLMQPGEAQKFSVRLFNARGQLLGEQSATFTLAGPGEITPEGNFTADKSAAHVATVLTAKVGNLTGTARIRVVPPLPWKFDFNSIPLAEVTNPVTKAKSIEGEPVITWVGVRHRHKIREIDGEKVMVKVTTIPRGTRSQGWLGPWNMTNYTIQADLRGQAVKAIAETDQGKQEIIKLPDMGLINMRYTLDMMGDSQKLQLRSWTSQIKTRFSKDLPFAWEGGKWYTMKFSAHAEDGKAILRGKVWERGQPEPQEWQIEAVDETPNVVGSPGLFGNASVAEIYIDNLQVYPNPPTTVSQN